One window of the Tetragenococcus koreensis genome contains the following:
- a CDS encoding 5-methyltetrahydropteroyltriglutamate--homocysteine S-methyltransferase has product MTKIPFRWDIVGSFLRPQKLKEAREQFKQGNITQDALTEVEDEAISDLIKKEKEIGLNAVTDGEFRRRWWHLDFIAGLDGITVFDFETTAFGVTSEAQGTFVSGKLAFNPSHPFLDHFRFTNEHAKAEGVIAKQTIPGPNMIFLDSFILSKRYNENPVYASKADFIQDLITAYRETIQAFYNAGCRYLQLDDTSWGALFDDHFRDLIKENGYDPDELIQEFGDITEAVLATKPADLAVTFHFCKGNFQSRWLYNGSYDKIAERLLAITGFNGFFLEFDDERSGSFAPLQNIKDQRIVLGLVTTKSSELEDKAVLKERIKEASQYVSLDQLCLGTQCGFSSTQEGNDLTEEEQWNKLALLVETAKEVWGDK; this is encoded by the coding sequence ATGACAAAAATACCATTTCGCTGGGATATTGTAGGAAGTTTTTTACGACCACAAAAGTTAAAAGAAGCAAGAGAACAGTTTAAACAAGGGAATATTACGCAAGATGCTCTAACTGAAGTGGAAGATGAAGCGATTAGCGATTTAATAAAAAAAGAAAAAGAGATCGGGTTAAACGCTGTGACTGATGGTGAGTTTCGTCGACGTTGGTGGCACCTAGATTTTATTGCTGGCTTAGACGGGATTACTGTCTTTGATTTTGAAACCACCGCTTTTGGTGTTACTTCAGAAGCTCAAGGGACATTTGTTAGTGGGAAACTTGCTTTTAATCCGTCGCATCCATTTTTAGATCATTTTCGTTTTACTAACGAGCACGCAAAAGCAGAAGGCGTTATAGCAAAGCAAACTATCCCAGGCCCTAATATGATTTTTCTTGATTCTTTTATTTTATCAAAAAGATATAATGAAAATCCGGTATACGCGTCAAAAGCTGATTTTATTCAAGACTTAATTACAGCCTATCGGGAAACGATTCAAGCTTTTTATAATGCAGGTTGTCGTTATCTACAATTAGATGATACCAGCTGGGGTGCTTTGTTTGATGATCATTTTCGCGATCTGATTAAAGAAAATGGTTATGATCCAGATGAATTAATTCAAGAGTTTGGTGATATTACCGAAGCTGTTTTAGCAACTAAACCAGCTGATTTAGCTGTGACTTTCCATTTTTGCAAAGGTAATTTCCAGTCGCGTTGGTTGTACAACGGTTCTTATGATAAAATCGCTGAACGCTTATTAGCAATTACTGGTTTTAATGGTTTCTTTTTAGAATTTGATGACGAACGCTCTGGTAGTTTTGCGCCATTGCAAAATATCAAGGATCAACGAATTGTTTTAGGTTTAGTTACCACGAAATCATCAGAATTGGAAGATAAAGCAGTCTTAAAAGAACGAATTAAAGAAGCTAGCCAATATGTATCGCTTGATCAATTATGTTTGGGCACACAATGTGGTTTTTCTTCCACACAAGAAGGTAATGATCTTACAGAAGAAGAACAATGGAATAAATTAGCACTACTTGTCGAAACAGCTAAAGAGGTTTGGGGCGATAAATAA
- a CDS encoding type 1 glutamine amidotransferase domain-containing protein encodes MSKIAAIMTDFVEDIEVTSPKEALENAGNEVVIISDNGKDHVDGKQGTVFSIDKSIEDVDVSSFDALLIPGGFSPDQLRTDKRYVDFTKKFIDSGKPVFAICHGPQIFIQAGVTKGRTMTGFTSVRPDLANAGANVKDEEVVIDDNLITSRTPDDLDAFNKEIVNALK; translated from the coding sequence ATGAGTAAAATTGCAGCGATTATGACAGACTTTGTTGAAGATATTGAAGTGACCTCACCTAAAGAAGCGCTAGAAAATGCGGGTAATGAAGTTGTGATCATTAGCGATAATGGGAAAGACCATGTAGATGGAAAACAAGGGACAGTTTTTTCAATTGATAAATCAATTGAAGATGTAGATGTTTCCTCATTTGATGCATTATTGATTCCAGGAGGATTTTCTCCCGATCAATTACGCACAGACAAACGATATGTTGACTTTACTAAAAAATTTATTGATTCTGGTAAACCCGTTTTTGCGATTTGCCACGGACCACAAATCTTTATCCAAGCTGGTGTGACTAAAGGTAGAACGATGACCGGATTTACTTCTGTTCGACCTGATTTAGCTAACGCTGGAGCTAACGTGAAGGATGAAGAAGTAGTAATCGATGATAATTTGATTACTAGCCGGACACCAGATGACTTAGATGCATTTAACAAAGAAATCGTGAATGCATTGAAATAA
- a CDS encoding MetQ/NlpA family ABC transporter substrate-binding protein, producing the protein MKKKWVGIISIVTLLTLGACSNGEEQEAAEETTDDQVIRVGSESADADIWRFVANSDAAEKAGLEIEVEDIDGGAMKNNATADGDIDANAFQSIGYLESYNEDSIEKLIPIATTYVEPMGVYSDKYEDIDEVEDNAVVALADNPANTARGLRVLESAGLIELNDDFDDGVGTPEDISKNPKNLEFNLIDDLTGPRVLQDVDMALISNTIALEGGLNVLNDAIYREEADESNRTNLNIIAVREDRQDEEELQQLGELYHDPEVQEYIEEEFDGTKVEVDLPISNVWND; encoded by the coding sequence ATGAAGAAAAAGTGGGTTGGGATTATATCTATAGTAACGCTATTGACACTTGGTGCCTGCAGTAATGGAGAAGAACAAGAAGCCGCTGAAGAAACTACAGATGACCAAGTAATCCGAGTCGGATCAGAAAGTGCCGATGCAGATATTTGGCGTTTTGTTGCTAATTCAGATGCGGCTGAGAAAGCCGGACTCGAAATTGAAGTCGAAGATATTGATGGGGGCGCAATGAAAAATAACGCTACCGCAGATGGTGACATTGACGCTAACGCGTTTCAATCAATTGGATACTTAGAAAGTTATAACGAAGATAGTATTGAAAAATTAATACCTATTGCTACAACATACGTGGAACCAATGGGCGTTTATTCAGATAAATACGAAGATATCGACGAGGTAGAAGATAATGCTGTAGTAGCTTTAGCCGATAACCCGGCCAATACCGCAAGAGGGCTGCGCGTATTAGAATCAGCGGGACTAATTGAATTAAATGATGACTTTGATGATGGCGTGGGTACCCCAGAAGATATCAGTAAAAACCCTAAAAATTTAGAATTTAATTTAATTGATGATTTAACTGGACCGCGTGTACTGCAAGACGTAGATATGGCTTTAATCAGTAATACGATTGCTCTTGAAGGTGGCTTGAATGTTTTAAATGACGCCATTTATCGAGAAGAAGCTGATGAGTCAAATCGAACCAATTTAAATATCATTGCTGTAAGAGAAGATCGGCAAGATGAAGAGGAGCTACAACAATTAGGGGAATTATATCATGACCCTGAAGTTCAAGAATACATTGAAGAGGAATTCGATGGCACAAAAGTTGAAGTAGATTTACCTATAAGTAACGTTTGGAACGACTAA
- a CDS encoding PTS sugar transporter subunit IIB, whose translation MRKIRVLVACGAGIATSTVVTQKVEELFKKNGMEADVDQIKISQAAGKQDGADMLISTTVLPQEYDIPAIKAMSFLTGVGTEETEKEIIDAAKQIS comes from the coding sequence ATGAGAAAAATTAGAGTTTTAGTCGCCTGCGGTGCAGGAATAGCTACATCAACGGTTGTGACACAAAAAGTAGAAGAATTGTTCAAAAAAAATGGCATGGAAGCTGATGTAGATCAAATAAAGATCTCGCAAGCAGCTGGAAAACAAGATGGTGCGGATATGTTGATTTCTACCACAGTGTTGCCGCAAGAATACGATATTCCTGCCATTAAAGCAATGTCGTTTTTAACGGGCGTAGGTACAGAAGAAACAGAAAAAGAAATTATTGATGCAGCTAAACAAATTAGCTAG
- a CDS encoding macro domain-containing protein has product MSLKFVCQDITKMNVDAIVNAANQQLQGGSGVCGAIFKAAGWQKLQDECDSLAPIKTGEAVVTSAGNLAASYIIHTAGPVYQGKSSQEETLLAACYHNSLRKAVERNCHSIAFPLISTGIYGFPQEAAVKIAVETIQEFLLQNELTVYLVFFDQALFTKSQETFQLSATDE; this is encoded by the coding sequence ATGTCATTGAAATTTGTTTGTCAAGATATCACTAAAATGAACGTTGATGCCATTGTTAATGCTGCCAATCAACAATTACAAGGTGGCAGCGGTGTATGTGGTGCTATTTTTAAAGCAGCTGGATGGCAAAAACTACAGGATGAATGTGATTCATTAGCGCCTATCAAAACTGGTGAGGCTGTCGTGACATCTGCTGGTAACCTTGCTGCTTCTTATATCATTCACACAGCTGGACCCGTTTATCAAGGAAAAAGTTCACAAGAAGAAACTTTGCTAGCTGCTTGTTATCATAATAGTTTGAGAAAAGCAGTTGAAAGAAATTGCCATAGTATAGCTTTCCCTTTGATTTCCACAGGGATTTATGGTTTCCCGCAAGAAGCAGCAGTAAAAATTGCTGTGGAAACGATTCAAGAGTTCCTTTTGCAAAATGAGCTGACTGTTTATCTTGTATTTTTTGATCAAGCATTGTTTACAAAAAGCCAAGAAACGTTTCAACTATCTGCCACAGACGAATAA
- a CDS encoding S-ribosylhomocysteine lyase: MAEVESFTLDHTKVKAPYVRLIGEETGKKGDVIANYDLRFLQPNEKEVPTAGLHTIEHLLADLLRDRLDGIIDCSPFGCRTGFHLITWGEFSTTEVAQALKESLQTIAYETKWEDVQGVDITSCGNYRDHSLFSAKEYAKLVLEDGISDDPFERHVV; this comes from the coding sequence ATGGCGGAAGTAGAAAGTTTTACATTAGATCATACAAAGGTGAAAGCACCTTATGTACGTTTGATTGGCGAAGAAACTGGCAAAAAAGGTGACGTCATTGCAAATTATGACTTACGTTTCTTACAACCAAATGAAAAAGAAGTTCCAACTGCAGGATTACACACAATTGAACATTTATTAGCAGATTTATTACGTGATCGGTTAGATGGGATCATTGATTGTTCACCGTTTGGTTGCCGGACAGGTTTCCATTTAATTACTTGGGGAGAATTTAGCACAACAGAAGTTGCGCAAGCTCTGAAGGAATCGCTTCAAACAATTGCTTATGAAACAAAATGGGAAGATGTACAAGGCGTTGACATTACCAGCTGTGGTAACTATCGTGACCATTCGCTATTTTCTGCTAAAGAGTATGCTAAGCTTGTTTTAGAAGATGGCATCAGTGATGATCCTTTTGAACGCCATGTTGTTTAG
- a CDS encoding ABC-F family ATP-binding cassette domain-containing protein has protein sequence MLKLVNISQQFGDKVLYEKLNLQVNTGEHVGLIGQNGAGKSTLIKIITGEILPDEGSVELPKNQSIGYLDQYVRVDEQLTIYEFLKTAFAKELATEAEIGNLYEEYSQTLDDLLLEKAGKLQTQLDQSDFYQMDVLIQEMSVGLGIDVLGLDTFLKNLSGGQRSKVILAKLLLEKPAVLVLDEPTNHLDDKHVQWLTSFLQSFPGTFLVVSHDQHFVNEITTHIADIEFGMLTKYTGNLDKALKQKEADQENYMKRYENQKKQIEKTESYIRKNKAGTRSKMAKSREKQLAKVDRLTPPTNQIQPDFDFPYKEIVATFAVTTQGLTIGYEKPLLKPIDLTIRYGEKVVLKGFNGIGKSTLLKTLLGRLPALAGEFYYPANTKIDYFEQELAWESPLQTPLQYLGDIFPNASHKELRRQLSRCGLRDQLAQEPLKLLSGGEQSKVKLAQLTLQTSNFLILDEPTNHIDQKTKESLQKSLGNYPGTVLVVSHEEEFYEPFIDRVIDIEKQSKQ, from the coding sequence ATGTTAAAATTGGTTAATATCTCGCAACAATTTGGAGATAAAGTATTATATGAAAAATTAAATTTGCAGGTAAACACTGGCGAACATGTAGGATTGATTGGTCAAAATGGAGCTGGGAAATCGACGTTGATTAAGATTATCACGGGGGAAATATTACCTGATGAAGGTTCTGTCGAATTACCTAAAAATCAGTCCATCGGTTACTTAGATCAGTACGTACGGGTGGATGAACAACTAACGATTTATGAATTTTTAAAGACAGCTTTTGCAAAGGAGTTAGCGACTGAAGCTGAAATTGGTAACCTTTATGAAGAATATAGCCAAACCCTTGATGATCTGCTGTTAGAAAAAGCTGGAAAATTACAAACACAATTAGACCAAAGTGATTTTTACCAGATGGACGTTTTGATTCAAGAAATGTCCGTGGGACTGGGGATTGATGTGTTAGGATTGGATACTTTTTTGAAAAATCTAAGTGGGGGTCAGCGTTCAAAAGTTATTCTAGCTAAATTATTGCTAGAAAAACCAGCTGTTCTGGTCCTAGATGAACCGACGAACCATTTAGATGATAAACACGTGCAGTGGCTAACTTCATTTCTACAAAGTTTTCCTGGCACGTTTTTAGTCGTTTCACACGATCAACATTTTGTAAATGAGATTACGACGCATATTGCTGATATTGAATTTGGAATGTTAACGAAATACACGGGGAATTTAGATAAAGCCTTAAAACAAAAAGAAGCAGATCAAGAAAACTATATGAAACGCTACGAAAATCAAAAAAAGCAAATTGAAAAAACGGAAAGCTATATCCGTAAAAATAAGGCAGGAACACGTTCAAAAATGGCAAAAAGTCGGGAAAAACAATTAGCAAAAGTAGATCGTCTTACTCCACCAACCAACCAAATACAGCCAGATTTTGATTTTCCGTATAAAGAAATTGTTGCAACTTTTGCAGTAACTACACAAGGGTTAACGATCGGTTATGAAAAGCCCTTGTTAAAACCGATTGATTTAACGATCCGGTATGGGGAAAAAGTAGTGTTAAAGGGGTTCAACGGCATTGGAAAATCTACGTTGTTAAAAACTTTGCTTGGTAGATTACCTGCGTTAGCGGGTGAGTTTTATTACCCTGCCAATACTAAGATCGATTATTTTGAGCAAGAATTAGCATGGGAGTCTCCTCTGCAAACACCGCTGCAATACCTAGGAGATATTTTCCCCAATGCATCACATAAGGAATTGAGAAGGCAACTTTCTCGTTGTGGCCTTCGCGACCAACTAGCACAAGAACCACTTAAGTTATTGAGCGGTGGTGAGCAGTCCAAAGTAAAACTGGCGCAATTAACACTACAAACTAGTAACTTTTTGATCTTAGATGAACCGACAAATCATATTGATCAAAAAACCAAGGAAAGTTTACAGAAAAGCCTGGGTAATTACCCAGGTACGGTTTTAGTTGTTTCCCACGAGGAAGAATTTTACGAGCCTTTTATTGACCGGGTTATAGATATAGAAAAACAGAGTAAGCAATAA
- a CDS encoding SDR family NAD(P)-dependent oxidoreductase — translation MYFPELEGKIVLVIGAFQGIGQSVVETFQKEDATVIACDIAFTETKLTKLSAGFYKIHLDIAEEEEIVNLTQQLEEKHLIPDILVNVAGISTVDFLTESNTKDFDKVLAVNTRGAYLSSKYVTALMQRHQRTGRVIFVASQAGKNGYKGMSGYVASKHAVLGLCKTLALEAAQDNILVNAVCPGIIETPMKHREREEGGAIRGMTAQEVLEEDQSQVPLGRTGSTQDVANVILFLASPLSSYMTGQAINVTGGMTMH, via the coding sequence ATGTACTTTCCTGAGCTAGAAGGTAAAATTGTTTTAGTTATCGGAGCTTTCCAAGGAATTGGCCAAAGTGTGGTAGAGACCTTTCAAAAAGAAGATGCTACTGTAATTGCTTGTGATATTGCTTTTACAGAAACAAAATTGACCAAGCTTTCTGCGGGTTTTTACAAAATACACTTAGACATTGCTGAAGAAGAAGAAATCGTTAATTTAACCCAGCAATTAGAAGAAAAGCACTTAATACCTGATATTCTTGTTAATGTTGCCGGGATTTCTACAGTAGATTTCCTAACAGAAAGCAACACTAAAGATTTTGATAAAGTACTTGCGGTAAATACCCGTGGTGCATATCTAAGTAGTAAGTATGTCACTGCTTTGATGCAACGCCATCAAAGAACTGGCCGGGTAATCTTTGTTGCCTCGCAAGCAGGTAAAAATGGTTACAAAGGAATGTCTGGTTATGTTGCATCTAAACATGCAGTCTTAGGGTTATGTAAAACCTTAGCGCTGGAAGCTGCTCAAGACAACATCTTAGTAAATGCTGTGTGCCCTGGAATTATTGAAACGCCCATGAAACATCGTGAGCGTGAAGAAGGTGGAGCGATTCGTGGTATGACTGCTCAAGAGGTGCTAGAAGAAGACCAAAGCCAAGTACCTTTGGGACGTACTGGTTCCACACAAGATGTAGCCAATGTTATTTTGTTTTTGGCAAGCCCGCTGTCTAGTTATATGACCGGACAGGCAATTAACGTGACCGGTGGCATGACCATGCATTAA